One region of Mycolicibacterium insubricum genomic DNA includes:
- a CDS encoding MlaD family protein — MKMTKYLLSFGAFALMIAVAITYIGSFGLRTAPPDHRINLSMEVPEIKGLVVGSSVLLRGAVIGRVTRISAARNDATVDFYIDGGREIPVDSEIRLENLSALGEAFIGFKPRTAQEPYFIDGQHIATEAVVVPPSISELATSVVRFLDQMDPGQLKRILDEADEALPDPDDVLPNLSRASSLTRNMVTGLDGKGAAVLENFQTLLQNAGWVGPQLAASTEPIRTAGLNISRVWHGMMFTVAWNNPENMQLFQKFLDRVQHFLDDRGGDLKVISGALLPQFSGIGGALMNFDTAQILSNALSGTPEEGAITLHVAIPDR, encoded by the coding sequence ATGAAGATGACGAAGTATCTCCTGTCGTTCGGGGCGTTTGCGCTGATGATCGCGGTGGCGATCACCTACATCGGATCATTCGGACTACGGACCGCCCCTCCTGATCATCGGATAAACCTGTCGATGGAGGTCCCCGAGATCAAGGGCCTGGTGGTCGGGTCCAGCGTGCTGCTTCGTGGCGCCGTGATCGGCCGGGTCACCAGGATATCGGCGGCGCGCAACGATGCGACGGTCGATTTCTATATCGACGGTGGCAGAGAGATCCCGGTCGACAGTGAAATCCGGCTGGAGAATCTGTCGGCGCTGGGTGAGGCCTTCATCGGCTTCAAACCCCGGACCGCTCAGGAACCGTACTTCATCGACGGTCAACACATCGCAACGGAGGCGGTGGTCGTTCCCCCGTCGATCTCCGAACTGGCCACCAGCGTCGTCCGTTTCCTCGACCAGATGGATCCTGGCCAGCTCAAGCGGATCCTGGACGAGGCGGACGAGGCGCTCCCGGATCCCGATGATGTACTGCCGAATCTGTCGCGGGCGAGTTCGCTCACGCGAAATATGGTGACCGGCTTGGACGGTAAGGGTGCTGCAGTACTGGAAAACTTCCAGACGCTGCTGCAGAACGCCGGATGGGTCGGACCTCAACTGGCGGCTAGTACCGAACCGATACGGACGGCGGGGCTCAACATTTCGCGGGTCTGGCACGGAATGATGTTCACCGTTGCCTGGAACAACCCGGAGAACATGCAGTTGTTCCAGAAATTCCTCGATCGCGTTCAGCACTTCCTAGACGACCGAGGCGGCGACCTCAAGGTGATTTCTGGTGCCCTCCTCCCGCAGTTCAGCGGAATCGGCGGTGCGCTCATGAACTTCGATACAGCCCAGATCCTGTCTAACGCACTGTCGGGGACTCCGGAGGAGGGGGCGATCACACTTCACGTCGCGATCCCTGATCGCTAG
- a CDS encoding nuclear transport factor 2 family protein, whose amino-acid sequence MSSAIDTAGRWLEVLATGAVAEWDGLVDPDFSMHVPFMPGESPEPTVGLEPNRARVAALWAAWEQFEFTDTEIHAAADDPELIFVTSRSVAKTVWGAPYENRYMIRLRVHDGIVREHLEFMNPAPVLAAFEGHL is encoded by the coding sequence ATGAGCAGTGCTATCGACACGGCCGGCAGATGGCTGGAAGTGCTGGCCACCGGCGCGGTTGCAGAGTGGGACGGACTGGTAGATCCGGACTTCAGTATGCATGTTCCGTTCATGCCAGGAGAGTCGCCGGAGCCGACCGTGGGACTGGAACCCAATCGTGCACGGGTGGCTGCACTTTGGGCTGCATGGGAGCAGTTCGAGTTCACCGATACCGAGATCCATGCCGCCGCCGATGACCCGGAACTGATCTTCGTCACGAGCCGCTCGGTTGCGAAAACCGTGTGGGGCGCACCCTACGAAAACCGCTACATGATCCGACTCCGGGTACACGATGGGATCGTACGGGAGCACCTCGAGTTCATGAATCCAGCACCAGTGCTTGCGGCCTTCGAGGGCCACCTCTAA
- a CDS encoding SDR family NAD(P)-dependent oxidoreductase yields the protein MTQNNTVALVTGGASGIGAATGRLLAEAGNTVYLADLNEAGAKATAADIGAQVEGIHLDISDENSWAEVVAQVTAQSGPISVLVNNAGIFTPGGLELIEREAFQRTFDVNVTGVFLGMKAVVATMKSADGGSIVNVSSSAGLVGVKDAIAYSASKWAVRGLTRGAALDLAPYSIRVNSVHPGLTETPIFTGFPREALDAMTSALPMPRLGRPDEVAAVIAFLASDRASFCTGAEYTVDGGYACP from the coding sequence ATGACGCAGAACAATACGGTTGCGCTGGTCACCGGTGGTGCGAGCGGGATCGGGGCGGCGACCGGCCGTCTGTTGGCAGAAGCAGGCAACACCGTGTACCTGGCCGACCTCAACGAGGCAGGAGCCAAGGCCACCGCCGCCGATATTGGCGCGCAGGTAGAAGGCATCCACCTGGATATCTCGGATGAGAACTCCTGGGCCGAGGTTGTTGCTCAGGTAACGGCGCAGTCGGGTCCGATTTCGGTCTTGGTGAATAACGCCGGGATCTTCACCCCGGGCGGCCTGGAATTGATTGAGCGCGAAGCGTTCCAACGCACCTTCGATGTCAATGTGACGGGTGTGTTCCTTGGAATGAAAGCGGTTGTAGCGACGATGAAGTCGGCCGACGGTGGTTCGATCGTCAACGTTTCGTCATCGGCGGGTCTGGTCGGCGTCAAGGATGCGATTGCCTACTCGGCGTCCAAGTGGGCTGTGCGCGGCTTGACGCGAGGCGCTGCGCTGGATCTGGCCCCGTATTCGATCCGGGTCAACTCCGTACATCCCGGACTGACCGAGACGCCGATCTTCACCGGATTTCCACGCGAGGCACTCGATGCGATGACGTCGGCCCTGCCGATGCCGCGGCTGGGCAGGCCGGACGAAGTGGCGGCGGTGATCGCCTTCCTTGCCTCCGATCGGGCAAGCTTCTGCACGGGGGCGGAGTACACGGTCGACGGAGGCTACGCCTGCCCATAA
- a CDS encoding 2-oxo acid dehydrogenase subunit E2, with the protein MDTSVLPPESTVYLPQLGEGVDQVTVTRWLKAPGDAIEVDEPLLEVATDKVDTEIASTHAGVLAEILVQEEETVEIGAALAVVASSEGAAPDTVVATPKPQVPAPQPVPAAVLPPRQDAPHLSAASETTIEPTPSPAATPKADSTEKLSPVRRTIARRMMESLQISAQLTTVLEVDLSAIARLRSEHKDDFLAHTGVKLSFLPFFARAALDVLPEHRMLNASLNEDVTEVIYHGNCHLGIAVEGPKGLMVPVIRNAGNLGIAQLAQSIAAAAARVRNAAITVEELNGGTFTITNTGSRGALFDTPIINQPQTAILGTGAVVERVVPVRAPESPLRIEVRPMAYLSVSYDHRIVDGADAAKFLTAMKQRLESGYSAADLIG; encoded by the coding sequence ATGGATACCTCCGTCTTGCCCCCCGAGTCAACGGTTTACCTCCCCCAACTGGGCGAAGGAGTTGATCAGGTCACGGTTACCCGGTGGCTCAAGGCCCCCGGCGACGCCATCGAAGTAGATGAGCCGCTACTCGAAGTTGCCACTGACAAGGTCGACACGGAGATCGCGTCGACGCACGCCGGGGTCCTTGCGGAGATTCTCGTCCAGGAGGAGGAGACGGTCGAGATCGGCGCCGCGCTGGCAGTGGTCGCCAGCAGCGAGGGCGCAGCTCCGGATACTGTTGTTGCCACACCGAAGCCCCAGGTTCCGGCGCCGCAACCGGTACCGGCCGCGGTACTCCCGCCACGACAAGACGCCCCGCACTTGTCGGCGGCATCCGAGACCACTATTGAGCCCACCCCCTCCCCCGCAGCAACACCGAAGGCCGACAGCACGGAGAAACTTTCCCCCGTCCGGCGAACGATCGCCCGCCGGATGATGGAGTCCCTACAGATTTCGGCGCAGTTGACGACCGTCCTCGAGGTCGATCTGTCCGCGATCGCCCGCTTGCGCAGCGAGCACAAAGACGACTTCCTTGCGCACACCGGCGTCAAGCTGTCGTTCCTGCCGTTTTTCGCGAGGGCCGCTCTGGACGTGCTTCCAGAACACCGCATGCTCAACGCGTCGCTGAACGAAGACGTCACCGAGGTGATCTACCACGGCAATTGCCACCTGGGGATCGCGGTCGAAGGACCCAAGGGGTTGATGGTTCCCGTCATCCGCAACGCCGGCAATCTCGGCATCGCGCAATTGGCTCAATCAATCGCAGCCGCTGCGGCCCGGGTGCGCAACGCGGCCATCACCGTAGAGGAACTCAACGGTGGCACCTTCACGATCACCAACACCGGCAGTCGTGGCGCACTGTTCGACACACCGATCATCAACCAGCCGCAGACCGCCATCCTGGGGACCGGAGCGGTGGTCGAGCGAGTCGTTCCCGTCCGCGCCCCCGAAAGCCCACTTCGGATCGAAGTTCGTCCGATGGCCTACCTGTCCGTGTCCTACGATCACCGGATCGTCGACGGGGCTGACGCTGCCAAGTTCCTGACCGCCATGAAGCAGCGCCTCGAATCGGGCTACTCGGCCGCAGATCTGATCGGCTGA
- a CDS encoding transketolase-like TK C-terminal-containing protein, which translates to MNSPASVDVQPATGDIDTLDRIAERVLWLSTSMVHHANRVRPNPSGLKVGGHQASSASMVAIMTSLWFQQLQSGDRVSVKPHASPVLHSINYLLGQLDQQYMTTLREFGGLQSYPSRTKDPDPADYSTGSVGIGATAPIWGAMARRYVNTQLGSGGRGRQYSLVGDAELDEGAVWEAILDPGITELGEVVWIVDLNRQSLDRVVPNIAARRLEAMFEAAGWQVITVSFGRLLESLFVLEGGDALRNRIIEMENAEYQRLLRCDADELRRRLPGEGPRGAEITRLVATLDDLTLTSAIRNLGGHDLAALTEAYRRIDDTRPTVILAYTIKGYGLPTEGHPQNHSALLSHEEYATLASRLGMDVDDPWARFSTDSLPGRLCAETAVKLNRTPAPPAAVPTVPTDIGRTPKGTSTTQAALGRLLLDLTREAPDAAKRIVTVSPDVSSTTNLAGWVNKVGVWSASERRNWFADDAQTLMHWNERPTGQHMELGIAETNLVGLIGELGATWSRWGEPLFPIGVLYDPFVERALEPWSFGIYAGGQSILIGTPSGVSLAAEGGAHQSIKTPSIGLEQPGCISYEPAFALDVEWAMLASIARLGRPDGSSAYFRLSTRPVDQALARVPEDPAARERRRRQVVAGGYPLRRAEGAKVTIAAMGALIPEALDAAERLEQSGIPSDVICITSPGLLFQAWQARQGRRSADTWILDQLFPADRAHPMVTVLDGHPHTLAFLANIQQVRLTALGVSGFGQAGAIEDVYRYHCIDTDSILRAALDITD; encoded by the coding sequence ATGAACTCCCCCGCTTCCGTCGACGTCCAACCGGCGACTGGCGATATCGATACGCTCGACCGGATCGCCGAACGCGTGCTCTGGCTGTCCACCTCGATGGTCCATCACGCAAACCGGGTACGACCGAACCCCTCGGGTCTGAAGGTGGGTGGTCATCAAGCCTCCAGCGCCTCGATGGTCGCGATCATGACCTCGCTGTGGTTTCAGCAGTTGCAATCCGGCGACCGGGTATCGGTGAAGCCCCACGCCTCTCCGGTACTGCACAGCATCAACTACTTGCTCGGCCAACTGGACCAGCAGTACATGACCACGCTGCGCGAGTTCGGCGGTCTCCAGTCCTACCCCAGCAGAACAAAGGATCCCGACCCGGCGGACTACTCGACGGGATCGGTCGGTATCGGTGCCACCGCACCGATCTGGGGTGCGATGGCCCGCCGCTACGTCAACACTCAACTTGGGTCGGGTGGACGCGGTCGACAGTACTCGCTAGTCGGTGACGCCGAGCTCGACGAAGGCGCAGTGTGGGAGGCGATCCTCGACCCCGGTATCACCGAACTCGGTGAAGTGGTCTGGATCGTCGATCTCAACCGGCAGTCACTCGACCGCGTGGTGCCCAACATCGCGGCCCGCCGGCTGGAGGCGATGTTCGAAGCCGCCGGCTGGCAGGTGATCACGGTGAGCTTCGGCCGGCTCCTAGAGTCTCTGTTCGTCCTTGAGGGCGGAGATGCGTTGCGAAACCGCATCATCGAGATGGAGAACGCCGAATATCAGCGGCTGCTGCGATGCGATGCCGACGAGCTGCGGCGCCGCCTCCCGGGCGAGGGACCACGAGGCGCCGAGATTACGAGGTTGGTGGCGACACTCGACGACCTCACCCTGACCTCCGCGATACGCAACCTCGGCGGTCACGATCTCGCCGCACTCACAGAGGCGTACCGCCGAATTGACGACACCCGGCCCACGGTGATCCTGGCCTACACCATCAAGGGCTACGGCCTTCCCACCGAGGGGCATCCGCAGAACCATTCAGCGCTGCTCAGCCATGAGGAGTACGCGACCTTGGCCTCCCGTTTGGGTATGGACGTCGACGACCCTTGGGCCCGTTTCAGCACGGACAGCCTGCCGGGCCGGCTGTGCGCGGAGACCGCCGTGAAGCTGAACCGGACACCGGCACCCCCCGCAGCCGTTCCGACCGTTCCCACCGATATCGGACGCACACCGAAAGGGACGTCGACCACCCAAGCGGCCCTTGGACGCCTGCTGTTGGATCTCACCCGGGAAGCCCCTGACGCCGCCAAACGCATCGTCACGGTCAGCCCCGATGTCAGTTCGACCACCAACCTGGCCGGATGGGTGAACAAGGTGGGCGTATGGTCGGCAAGCGAGCGTCGCAACTGGTTCGCCGACGACGCCCAGACCCTCATGCACTGGAACGAGCGGCCCACCGGCCAGCACATGGAACTCGGCATCGCCGAGACCAATCTGGTGGGACTCATCGGAGAGCTGGGCGCAACCTGGAGCCGTTGGGGGGAACCACTGTTCCCGATCGGGGTGCTCTACGACCCGTTTGTCGAACGCGCCCTGGAGCCATGGTCCTTCGGGATCTATGCCGGCGGTCAGTCCATCCTCATCGGCACCCCGTCGGGGGTGAGCCTTGCGGCGGAGGGCGGTGCGCATCAGTCCATCAAGACGCCGTCGATCGGGCTGGAACAACCTGGTTGCATCAGCTACGAACCGGCTTTCGCGCTCGACGTCGAATGGGCCATGCTGGCAAGCATCGCCCGACTCGGCCGGCCCGACGGATCGTCCGCCTACTTCCGACTGTCCACTCGTCCCGTCGACCAGGCGCTGGCGCGGGTACCCGAGGACCCCGCTGCCCGGGAACGTCGTCGTCGTCAGGTCGTCGCGGGCGGATACCCGCTACGCCGCGCTGAGGGAGCGAAAGTCACCATCGCTGCCATGGGCGCACTGATTCCCGAGGCGCTGGACGCCGCCGAACGGCTCGAACAATCCGGAATCCCCAGCGACGTCATCTGCATCACCAGTCCCGGGTTGCTGTTCCAGGCCTGGCAGGCCCGTCAAGGCCGACGGTCTGCCGACACTTGGATCCTCGATCAACTCTTCCCGGCCGACCGCGCGCACCCCATGGTCACCGTCCTGGATGGCCACCCACACACGTTGGCATTCCTGGCCAACATCCAGCAGGTCCGGTTGACCGCCTTGGGGGTATCCGGTTTCGGTCAGGCGGGCGCAATCGAGGACGTCTACCGCTACCACTGCATCGATACCGACAGCATCCTACGAGCTGCCCTCGACATCACCGATTAG
- a CDS encoding Lrp/AsnC family transcriptional regulator, giving the protein MPSPDRLVDDVDARILDALVKNPRATVVALAEATGLARNTIHARLARLESAGALRSMERRIDPAALGYPLTAFIMVTVMQRKLDAIGVALGDIPEVLEVHGLSGVTDLMVHIAARDAGDLYRVAGQILDIDGVEKTTTGLVMRRLVDYRVAPLLTACK; this is encoded by the coding sequence ATGCCCAGCCCGGATCGGCTCGTCGATGACGTCGATGCACGTATCCTAGACGCACTCGTCAAGAATCCCCGGGCGACCGTGGTGGCCTTGGCGGAAGCTACAGGATTGGCCCGCAACACGATTCATGCTCGGCTGGCAAGGCTGGAATCAGCCGGCGCGCTCCGGTCGATGGAGCGGCGTATTGACCCGGCTGCGCTCGGATATCCGTTGACGGCCTTCATCATGGTGACCGTCATGCAACGCAAGCTGGACGCCATCGGCGTTGCGCTCGGGGATATCCCCGAGGTCCTGGAGGTCCACGGACTCAGTGGCGTCACCGATCTGATGGTGCATATCGCGGCCCGCGACGCCGGTGACCTGTACCGAGTCGCCGGTCAGATCCTGGATATCGACGGGGTCGAGAAAACGACGACGGGCTTGGTCATGCGGCGTCTGGTCGACTACCGCGTCGCTCCATTGTTGACAGCGTGCAAGTAG
- a CDS encoding TetR/AcrR family transcriptional regulator — protein sequence MVKQHPRAAVRQQILSGARELFRARGVRGVTMSDVAESADCSRQLVYKVFFDRRELVLAAAIERIGEIADAAATDAPSTSFNDSFVDLSVQIIETLRNDAELSALLGDGSPVTLHEALWEPELVDRAIRFWQPWLDAGRKHQVWRTDLSNRELADWLHTVYASIILRRNIPADDERTMISRFVLTSLKMATGDAGA from the coding sequence GTGGTGAAACAACATCCACGCGCCGCGGTTCGCCAGCAGATCCTGTCCGGCGCACGAGAGCTGTTTCGTGCGCGCGGCGTTCGTGGTGTCACCATGAGTGACGTCGCCGAAAGTGCCGACTGTTCGCGCCAACTGGTCTACAAGGTCTTTTTCGATCGCCGTGAACTGGTCCTCGCGGCAGCGATCGAGCGGATCGGCGAAATCGCCGATGCGGCCGCCACCGACGCACCGTCAACATCCTTCAACGACTCATTCGTGGACCTGTCGGTACAGATCATCGAAACGCTCCGTAACGACGCCGAGCTCAGCGCGCTATTGGGGGACGGGAGCCCCGTCACCCTGCACGAGGCACTCTGGGAACCAGAGTTGGTCGATCGAGCCATCCGTTTCTGGCAGCCATGGCTGGACGCCGGCCGGAAACACCAAGTGTGGCGCACCGACCTGTCCAACCGCGAACTCGCCGACTGGCTCCATACGGTCTATGCGTCAATAATATTGCGTCGCAACATTCCCGCAGATGACGAACGCACCATGATATCGAGGTTCGTGCTGACGTCACTGAAGATGGCCACGGGCGACGCCGGCGCGTGA
- a CDS encoding spirocyclase AveC family protein, translating into MTTARMPKSSPAAERDPAELPPLGRQGPATFLALVGICWTVFAAIVLVRWVTSGEDFTPVPRLGPDVMPDWRLIALRIFEAISLAVLAAFVWYCVVRPLRTTGKIGLDGKFVIGGLVCFVVDGFLNVQEYLFAWNSANVNRGVWVRFLPFHNPDAPTRYAESLIWGPPMYVYFAAGVAIVACHEANRVRRRWPDISKFQLLVAIFVFEFLFDFVVENIAIRTTHAYAYAKTYEPLTLWAGEVHQFPLYESFLVACVGCMFTWARMEAQERPLGQSPIEVGAERWRSSLAPHVRNFAVIGFCILTLALLYHLPFNWLGVIGTSYADLPSYLMPSP; encoded by the coding sequence GTGACGACGGCTCGTATGCCCAAATCGTCGCCCGCAGCAGAGCGCGACCCGGCGGAACTTCCACCCTTGGGGCGTCAGGGGCCGGCGACCTTCCTGGCGCTGGTGGGAATCTGTTGGACTGTCTTCGCCGCTATCGTCCTCGTTCGATGGGTCACCTCGGGTGAGGACTTCACGCCGGTTCCACGGCTCGGACCCGATGTCATGCCGGACTGGCGCCTGATTGCGTTGCGGATATTCGAGGCGATCAGCCTTGCCGTGCTTGCAGCCTTCGTGTGGTACTGCGTGGTGAGACCGCTGCGGACCACTGGAAAGATCGGTCTCGACGGCAAATTCGTGATCGGTGGCCTGGTGTGCTTCGTCGTTGACGGATTTCTCAACGTGCAGGAGTATCTGTTCGCCTGGAACAGCGCGAATGTCAATCGAGGGGTCTGGGTGCGGTTCCTTCCGTTCCACAACCCGGACGCGCCGACGCGCTACGCGGAGTCGCTGATCTGGGGGCCACCGATGTATGTCTACTTTGCCGCCGGTGTCGCCATCGTGGCGTGCCACGAAGCGAATCGGGTTCGGCGGAGGTGGCCCGACATCAGCAAGTTTCAGCTGCTAGTGGCGATCTTTGTCTTCGAGTTCCTGTTCGACTTTGTGGTGGAAAACATCGCCATTAGAACGACGCATGCCTACGCATACGCGAAAACCTATGAACCGCTGACGTTGTGGGCCGGCGAAGTCCACCAGTTCCCCCTGTATGAATCGTTCCTCGTCGCCTGCGTCGGTTGCATGTTCACCTGGGCTCGAATGGAAGCGCAGGAACGTCCGCTCGGACAGTCGCCCATCGAGGTTGGCGCGGAGCGCTGGCGGTCGTCGTTGGCCCCGCACGTCCGCAATTTTGCAGTGATCGGCTTCTGCATCCTGACACTGGCGTTGCTCTACCACTTGCCATTCAACTGGTTGGGCGTCATAGGGACTTCCTATGCCGATCTGCCCAGCTACCTGATGCCCAGCCCCTGA
- a CDS encoding NADPH-dependent FMN reductase, producing the protein MTNISSAPLVVGIGGTLRADSSTERALKHCLDAVERLGGRTKMYGGPELDLPMYAPHNLERTPKAAELVASLREADAVVVASPGYHGAISGLVKNALDYIEDLRSDPRVYLDNTPWGVITCAYGWQAAVGTLGQLRVIGHSLRAWPTPLGVAINSADPIWDESGALTDATVSNQLELLANQVLTFATSFAAARLEQG; encoded by the coding sequence GTGACGAACATTTCCTCGGCTCCCCTGGTCGTCGGTATCGGCGGCACGTTGCGTGCCGACTCCTCGACCGAACGTGCGCTCAAGCACTGCCTGGACGCCGTGGAACGCCTCGGCGGGCGCACCAAGATGTACGGCGGACCGGAGCTGGACCTGCCGATGTACGCCCCGCACAACCTCGAGCGCACCCCCAAGGCCGCCGAACTGGTGGCCTCGCTGCGCGAGGCGGACGCCGTCGTCGTCGCCTCCCCGGGCTACCACGGCGCGATCTCCGGTCTGGTGAAGAACGCCCTGGACTACATCGAGGACCTGCGCAGCGACCCACGCGTCTACCTGGACAACACCCCGTGGGGGGTGATTACCTGCGCCTACGGCTGGCAGGCCGCCGTCGGCACCCTGGGCCAACTGCGGGTCATCGGCCATTCGCTGCGCGCCTGGCCCACCCCGCTGGGCGTGGCGATCAACTCCGCCGACCCGATCTGGGACGAGAGCGGAGCGCTCACGGATGCCACCGTCAGCAATCAGCTTGAGCTGCTGGCCAATCAGGTGCTGACGTTCGCCACGTCGTTCGCCGCGGCCCGCCTGGAGCAGGGCTAG
- a CDS encoding YybH family protein, producing MPHPNLQPDFDEPIALFDSDPRDVAEIAAMEKTVEHIYNNEWLKTYDAPLRHYSDHPDVSFIDILSPGQYFGEDVLKWFNYISPQFVGDLGLINMRIFAKNGVGFVYMNQTYEGTLDDGSQFVWKMRQTDVVEKIDGEWKILHTHLSFAATPEAKHPDRWQVDFEYPKRPPAWEVSPILAGG from the coding sequence ATGCCCCATCCAAACCTGCAGCCAGATTTCGATGAGCCGATCGCTCTGTTCGACAGCGATCCACGAGACGTTGCGGAAATCGCCGCGATGGAGAAGACCGTAGAGCACATCTACAACAACGAGTGGCTCAAGACCTACGACGCTCCGCTCAGGCACTACAGCGATCATCCCGACGTGAGCTTCATCGACATCCTCTCGCCCGGACAGTACTTCGGCGAAGACGTGCTGAAGTGGTTCAACTACATCAGCCCTCAGTTCGTCGGCGACCTCGGCCTGATCAACATGCGGATCTTCGCGAAAAACGGCGTCGGATTTGTCTACATGAACCAAACCTACGAGGGAACACTCGATGACGGTTCGCAGTTCGTGTGGAAGATGCGGCAAACCGATGTCGTCGAGAAGATCGACGGCGAATGGAAGATCCTGCACACCCACTTGTCGTTCGCGGCCACCCCGGAGGCCAAACATCCCGATCGTTGGCAGGTCGATTTCGAATACCCGAAGCGGCCGCCCGCCTGGGAAGTGAGCCCGATCCTCGCCGGAGGCTGA
- a CDS encoding FAD-dependent monooxygenase yields MSDTTVPVLIVGGGASGLMTSIMLSHYEIKHILVERHESTSILPKAHYLNQRAMELFRQFGLAEDVYRVGAPVPNMASVIWQTTLAGDGPLQRKRFHKMDCFGGGRLTEQYEQDSPCPSTNYPQLRLEPIMRAHAEERAPGCVLFNHELTAMTQDEDAVTATILNRATGDTFTVTADYLVGADGGKTIGQLIGASMVGAHDLLDIVTAHLKADFSQWWEDDVLIAHFINPEAGSYPSGGNMVQMGPTWGKHSEEWAFHFAFLPTDDSNLDEQAILAKIRELLGVGDIPIEILRVSHWSVQGSVADKYSQGRVFLVGDSVHRHPPTTGLGMNTCVQDAQNLAWKLAAVLKGQSGPALLESYGAERQPAGMRIVDWALFTMQNHFVVDAGIGLLPVPVPPEMHRAVFEIFFSDTPMGASRRARFAEVVSTQRTEFQAHDLELGIAYPSGAFVPDGSEAPPVDPMGSVYHPTTRPGHRLPHAWLEHDGSRISTHDLVGNDGRFVLIAGPDGQGWKPAAEAAAKAFGIEISTASIGQDYQDVDGMWGPLSGIHSDGAILVRPDNIVAWRSAALSNESAETLIDALGAVLHR; encoded by the coding sequence ATGTCAGACACCACGGTCCCTGTCCTGATCGTCGGCGGAGGCGCGTCGGGCCTGATGACGTCGATCATGCTGTCGCACTACGAGATCAAACATATTCTCGTCGAGCGGCACGAAAGTACTTCGATCCTTCCCAAGGCCCACTACCTGAACCAACGGGCGATGGAGCTGTTCCGACAGTTCGGCCTGGCCGAAGACGTCTACAGGGTGGGGGCGCCGGTGCCGAACATGGCGTCCGTGATCTGGCAGACCACCCTTGCCGGCGATGGGCCGCTACAGCGCAAGCGCTTCCACAAGATGGACTGTTTCGGCGGCGGACGCCTCACCGAGCAGTACGAACAGGACAGCCCATGCCCATCGACCAACTATCCGCAGTTGCGGCTCGAACCCATCATGCGCGCACATGCCGAGGAGCGCGCACCAGGCTGTGTCCTGTTCAACCACGAACTGACCGCGATGACGCAAGACGAAGACGCGGTCACCGCGACGATCCTGAACCGCGCGACAGGCGACACCTTCACCGTGACCGCTGACTATCTCGTCGGGGCGGACGGCGGCAAGACCATCGGCCAGTTGATCGGTGCCAGCATGGTTGGCGCCCACGACTTGCTGGACATCGTCACGGCCCATCTCAAGGCCGACTTCTCCCAGTGGTGGGAGGACGACGTCCTGATCGCCCATTTCATCAATCCTGAAGCGGGGTCATACCCCTCCGGAGGGAACATGGTGCAGATGGGCCCAACCTGGGGCAAACACTCCGAAGAATGGGCCTTCCATTTTGCGTTCCTGCCGACCGACGACTCGAATCTCGACGAGCAAGCGATCTTGGCCAAGATCCGTGAGCTCCTCGGCGTCGGCGACATTCCGATCGAGATCCTCCGGGTAAGCCACTGGTCCGTACAGGGTTCGGTCGCCGACAAATACTCTCAGGGCCGGGTTTTCCTGGTCGGCGACTCCGTGCACCGGCACCCGCCAACAACTGGTCTGGGGATGAACACCTGTGTCCAGGACGCCCAGAATCTGGCATGGAAACTCGCCGCCGTCCTCAAGGGGCAGAGTGGACCAGCCCTGCTGGAGAGCTACGGCGCCGAACGACAACCAGCCGGGATGCGCATCGTTGACTGGGCGCTGTTCACCATGCAGAACCATTTCGTAGTCGACGCCGGCATCGGACTTCTCCCGGTCCCGGTACCGCCAGAGATGCATCGCGCCGTCTTCGAGATCTTCTTCTCCGATACGCCGATGGGCGCGTCACGGCGCGCGCGATTCGCCGAGGTGGTCAGCACGCAGCGCACCGAGTTCCAGGCCCACGACCTGGAACTGGGCATCGCCTATCCCAGTGGCGCATTTGTGCCGGACGGCTCCGAAGCACCGCCCGTCGATCCGATGGGGTCGGTCTACCATCCGACGACACGGCCCGGACACCGGCTTCCGCATGCCTGGCTGGAGCACGACGGAAGCCGCATTTCTACCCACGACCTGGTTGGCAACGACGGTCGGTTCGTCCTGATCGCAGGTCCTGACGGCCAAGGCTGGAAGCCTGCGGCGGAAGCGGCAGCGAAGGCGTTCGGGATCGAGATCTCCACCGCGTCCATCGGGCAGGACTATCAAGACGTCGACGGAATGTGGGGACCGCTCAGCGGGATTCACTCCGACGGGGCCATCCTGGTCCGGCCCGACAACATTGTCGCCTGGCGAAGCGCAGCCCTTTCGAACGAATCCGCCGAAACGCTCATCGACGCGCTAGGCGCCGTCTTGCACCGTTAG